ACTCACGGGCGACGGTGCGGGACATTCTGCACCCCGCATCGGTCGCCGTGTTCGGCGCGTCCGAGAACGTGGCGAAGTTCGGCGGGCGAATCATGCACTATCTGGTCAAGCACGGCTTCGGCGGACGGATCGTGCCGATCAATCCGGGCCGGGCAGCGGTGCTGGACCGCCCGTGCTACGCGCGCATCGGGGAGGCGCCGGGGCCCGTCGACGTGGCGATCCTGGCGGTCCCTCCGGAGGCGGTCGTTCCCGCGGTCGCCGAGTGCGCGGACGCCGGCGTCCGCTGCTGTGTCGTCATGACGACCGGCTTTGCCGAGGCCGGCGCCGACGGCGCCGCGCGCCAGGACGCGCTCGTCGAGATCGTGCGCCGGTCGGGCCTGCGCCTCGTCGGCCCCAACTGCATGGGGCTGATCAATCCGCATCACCACCTGGCCCTCACGTCGTCCCTGGTGCTGGACGTGGAATCGCTGCTGCGGGGCCGGGTCGGTCTCATCAGCCAAAGCGGCGCCCTGATGGTGTCGATGTACAATCGCGCGCACGACGCGGGCATCGGGTTCAGCGCCTGCGTGTCGCTCGGCAATCAAGCGGACGTCGAGATCTGCGACGTCCTCGAGTATATGCTGGACGACCCGGGGACGAACGCAATCTGTCTCTATGTGGAAGGCTTCCGCGACGTGCGGCGATTCCTGGCCCTGGCGGAGGACGCCCGCGTGCGGGAGAAGCCCCTCGTGGTGATGAAGGCCGGCCGCACCGACGTCGGAGTGCGGGCCGCCCGCTCGCACACCGCGAGCCTCGCCGGCTCATACGCCGTTTTCGAGGCGGCGTGCCGGGAGCGCGGCGTTCTGCTGACCGATGATCCCGACGGCATGATCCTGGCGGCGGACGTGCTCGGGCGGTGGCCCGCGAGAGGAGAGGATCGCCTCGCGGTGCTGTCACCGTCCGGCGGGGGCGCCGCGATCGCCGTCGACCGCGTGACCGAGGCAGGTATTCGCCTGGCCGCGCTCCAGCCCGGCACGAAGCAGGGGCTGCTCGAGATTCTCCTTCCGCCGCAGGCCGACAACCCGATCGACCTGGGCGGGCGCCGCGACGGGGATCCGATCGCGACGGCAGAGCGGGCGATGTCGCTCCTCGCGGGCGACGCCGGGGTGGGCGCCGTGCTGGTGGCCCTGACGACGGTGCCGTTCTACGAGGACACGACGCGGGCGCTCGCGTCGGCGGGGTTGCGGAGCGGGAAGCCGGTTCTCTTTGCGGTGACGCCCGGGTCGGCGGCCGACGGCCCGCGCCGCATCCTTCGCGAGCTCGGCTGCCGGTATTACGACCGCCTGGACGATGCGCTTCGGGTCGCGAAACTGTGGACCGCGTACCGCCGAGCGCCGCCAAGTTTCCCGTCCGCGGCCGTCCGTCCCACGCTCGCCGCGGGCGCGCGCGAGATGCTGCGGCGGCTCCCGGCAGGGACGCTCACGGCACCGGAGGTCCGAGCGGTCCTCGAAGCCTACGGCATTCCAGTCGCGAGGGAGAGAGTGGCGGCAGGGGTCGAGGAGGCGGTCGCTGCCGCCGAGTCGCTCGGGTATCCCGTCGCGCTCAAGGCTCTCTGCCGGGGCCTCGTTCACAAGAGCGATGCCGGCGCCGTCCACCTTGGATTGGCCGATGCCGGCGCCGTCGCCCGGGCGTGGGATGCGATCGCGGCCGCGGTGCGCCGGCTGTCCGGCGTGGAACTCGAAGGCTGCGTGGTACAGGAGATGGCGGCCGGCGAGGCGGAGGTGATCGTCGGCGCCAAGCGCGACGAGCAGTTCGGGCCCGTCCTGCTCGTGGGATGGGGCGGGCTGCTGGTCGAAGTCCTGCGCGACGTCCAGGTGGCCCCGGCGCCGATCACTCCGCAGCGCGCCGTAGTGTTGTTGCAGGGCCTGCGGCTATGGCCGGTGCTGTCCGGCGTACGGGGACGGCCGCCGCTGGATGTGGAGCGTCTCGCGGAGATCGCCAGCCGCGTGAGCTGGCTGGCCGCGGATCTGGGCGACCGGCTGATCGAGTTGGATGTGAATCCGATCGTCGTCCGCGCGGCGGG
This genomic window from bacterium contains:
- a CDS encoding acetate--CoA ligase family protein, with the translated sequence MTGGHSRATVRDILHPASVAVFGASENVAKFGGRIMHYLVKHGFGGRIVPINPGRAAVLDRPCYARIGEAPGPVDVAILAVPPEAVVPAVAECADAGVRCCVVMTTGFAEAGADGAARQDALVEIVRRSGLRLVGPNCMGLINPHHHLALTSSLVLDVESLLRGRVGLISQSGALMVSMYNRAHDAGIGFSACVSLGNQADVEICDVLEYMLDDPGTNAICLYVEGFRDVRRFLALAEDARVREKPLVVMKAGRTDVGVRAARSHTASLAGSYAVFEAACRERGVLLTDDPDGMILAADVLGRWPARGEDRLAVLSPSGGGAAIAVDRVTEAGIRLAALQPGTKQGLLEILLPPQADNPIDLGGRRDGDPIATAERAMSLLAGDAGVGAVLVALTTVPFYEDTTRALASAGLRSGKPVLFAVTPGSAADGPRRILRELGCRYYDRLDDALRVAKLWTAYRRAPPSFPSAAVRPTLAAGAREMLRRLPAGTLTAPEVRAVLEAYGIPVARERVAAGVEEAVAAAESLGYPVALKALCRGLVHKSDAGAVHLGLADAGAVARAWDAIAAAVRRLSGVELEGCVVQEMAAGEAEVIVGAKRDEQFGPVLLVGWGGLLVEVLRDVQVAPAPITPQRAVVLLQGLRLWPVLSGVRGRPPLDVERLAEIASRVSWLAADLGDRLIELDVNPIVVRAAGKGAVAVDSRATLGPLPAGAGG